The Pandoraea vervacti DNA window CTGCCTCTCCCGAATATTTCACGTTGGCACCCAGGTTCCCAGAAAAGAACATGCTCCCGAGCCCCGCCCTTATCTGGAATATATCCGACACTGTGCGTCGGTAGCAGATCGAATTCCCGAGAACGAAATATTACGTCCCGGGCCAATTACGCCGCTGCCCCCTCCTCAAGCGATCGTCGGGCGAGATTTTGACCGAACGCTTCGTGGTCGAAAGACCTGCCGTTCATTCTTGAATCGCTCAATACCGTTCCAGGACGTAGCAAATACCTTATGGGCAACTTTTGGTGCTGTCCATGGAGGCTCGCGAACTGACCTGGAACAGTTCGGAATGCGACCAGTAGGCTATCGACGCACATCCCCGTCCGGAGGATCGATGCAGCCGAGTGAGCCTTATCTTCTCGCTTTCAACGTAGGCGGTCTCGCCCCGGGAATCTACCACTACCGCTCCCTTCGCCACGAGCTTTCCTATATCGCCGCCGCGCCTGATATGAACATGCTATGCGACATCCTATGCGGCCAAACTGCCGCAAATGATCTGGCATACGGCGTCTTTGTGACTTCGCGCTTCGACAAGCTCTGGTGGAAATACCCACACTCTCGTGCTTACCGGGTCGCCTTGATGGATGTCGGTTGCCTTGTGCAAACGTTCCAATTGGTATCGACGGCGTTGGGTATTCAGACCTGGCCCACCGGATACTTCATCGACGCCGACGCCAACGCTCTGCTGGCCGTCGACGGAATAAAGGAGTCGGTTCTCTTTTTTCTGGGCGCGGGATACGGGGATGGCCCGGTCGCACGTGACGCGCTAGCGGCAATGCGATACTTATCCGAGGAAAACAACCGGTGAAAATTCTCTCTTTTAAACCCGGGCATGACGGCTGTGCGACCTTTATCGATGGCGGTGTTCTGCAGTTCTCGTACGAAGCGGAAAAGGACTCCTCTGCTCGATTTGCCGCCCTTGACCCGTCGTCAATTGTAAACGCGTTTCAGCAAGTCGCCTCCGCCCCGGATGTTATCGCAATAAGCGGATGGCAGGAAACCGGCGGAAACCTGACAAAATCAGTTGGCGGCGGATACTTCGGACTCGAAGTTCCTCCTAGTAGGACCATTACGATATTTGATCGCGAGACGATTCTCTTTTCTTCGTCGCACGAGCGTTCGCACATTCTGTGCGCTTACGCCCTTTCTCCCTTTCCACAAGGAACTCCATGCTACGCATTGGTGTGGGAGGGATATTTGGGACGATTCTATTATGTCGACGCAGCGCTGAATATTCGACTTCTATGCGACATCATGTGCGCACCGGGAATCCGATATGCTTTCGCTTACGGACTTATAGATCCCACGTTCAATCTTCCGAAAGCGGCAATTAGGCTTTCAGATGCGGGAAAGCTGATGGCGTTGGCCGCATTCTGCGATCACGTTGTCCCAACCCCGGAAGAAGAGTGCCTAGTCGAAAAGTTGCTTTCGAGACCAAAGGAAATTCCATATTTATCGAAAGAAGACTTCCGCGACTTTTCGCAATACAACTGTGGCGTCACATCAAACATCGGGAAGAGGTTGGCTCGACTGATTTCAGACGCCATATATACCCGCTTCGAATCAGCGATGCACCACCATATCCAGCGGCGTGCACCTCTCTTGATCGCTGGAGGTTGCGGCCTGAACTGCGACTGGAACTCGTCTTTCGCCGAGACGGGAATGTTCTCGGATGTCTTTGTTCCACCGTGTGCGAATGACAGCGGTTCTGCAATAGGTACCGCTGCCGATGCACAGTTTCACCTGAGCGGATCGGCAAAAATTGAATGGTCTGTGTATTCCGGCCAGCCTTTCATCCTTGACGAATTGAAGCACGAAGACTTCGTCTCGTTCCCGGCGTCACCATCTCTCGTTGCCAAGCATCTTTTCGATGGAGCAATTCTGGGCTGGGCTGACGGAAATGCTGAAATCGGACCCCGTGCGCTCGGACATCGCTCAATCCTCGCCAGTCCGTTGGAAAAAAGTACGCTTGAAAAAATAAATCTTCTGAAACGAAGAGAAGGGTTCCGCCCGATCGCGCCCATATGTCGGGAAGAGGAGGTGGCGGAACATTTCTTTCCCGCAACACCGAGCCCATTTATGCTGCATTTTCGCCGTGTGATCAATCCTCGGCTGCCGGCAATCACCCACGTTGACGGTTCTGCCCGGGTGCAGACGCTATCGAATACGCAGAATCCGAATCTTCATGAAGTCCTTGGCGAATTTCGTCGGCTTTCCGGGTTAGGCGTGTTGTGCAATACGTCGCTCAATTTCAACGGAAATGGCTTCATTAACCGATCATCCGATTTGGCTCGCTTCGCGAGCCAAATCGGACTAGACGGGTTCGTCATTACGAACCGGTTGTACATGCGAAAACAGAACATCACGCCACCACAGAGAGATCTGCTTTGACCTCTGCTTTGCGCGAAAGAAGCTACCTGCGCCTGCTTGCCTCGCGTGCGATTGGCGCCGCCGTTCTGTGGATAGACTTCACTTTGATCTTCGAAAGTCTGGCGTTCCAGTGGACCGTCGACTCCGTGGTCATCGGTCTTGCCATGATGCTCTATGGCGTTCCCGGCGTACTTGCTGGCCCCTGGGTCGGGGCCGTCGTTGACCGGCATTGTCCATGGTCAATGCTCCGCTGGAGCTATGTCCTGCGGGCGGCAGCGGCGTTGGCGCTTTGGCTCGCGCCCACCCTTCCCATTTTTCTGGTGTGCATCGCGTTGAAAGGCCTCGCCAACCTTCTTCCCGGCCCGGCAGAACAATTATTGTTTAGGCGATTGCTGAACAATGAAGCGCTTGTGGCCAATACGAGCCGCGTCGCCCTGATTGATCAAGGGGCGAAACTGCTCGCGCCGCTTTTTGCTGCAATGTGCGTGGCGTGTCACGTGCCGGGATTTGCCATTTCTGCTTCGCTGAGCATGACCGGCGTCATTCTGCTGTCTCGACGACCGTCGGAAAACCACGAGTCTGCGAGTGGCGCCAGCGGCTCGAATGGCTCCAATGGCTCCCGTCCTGTCTGGGCCGTCTTTTGCGCGGTTTTGCGAAATCATCCAGGCTTGCGCCGCGTCTTTGTTGTTACGTTATGCCAGGCGTTCGTACTCGGTTTTTATGATGCCTTGCTCGCTTTGTTCCTGAAAACCCGCGGGTATTCCGACGGTACCTTCGGAAATATCGTCGGGTGCACCGCAGCAGGCGCCATCCTTGGATCAGTGGTATTCAAGACCGCTGTGCAACACCTGTCGCCACGTACTTTACTCGCGACGTCGTCAATACTCTTTGGCGCTACCGTCTTGACGCCTGCCATCATGGTTTACGCAAACGTGGTCATACCGCCTTCCACCATGCTCTCCCTCTGGGTCGTCAACGGATTCGCATACGGTGTAGGCAGTATGTTGGTGATGCTCACGTTTCAGCAACACTGTCCGCGCGAAGTCCTGGGAACGGTAACGTCGACTGCACGGAGTACACAGATCCTACTGATGATCGTTGCCCCACTGTTGGGCGGCGCCCTGTCGAACATCACCAGTACCGAGTTCGTATTCTTTTGCGCCGGCGCCACGGCAGTCGGACTTGGGATATTCGCCGCGGCGGTCCCCGTCTCGCGGGACAAGCCTCATCGATAAAAATAGGGCGTGAGACAAAAAACATCGCTCACGCCCACCGTACTTCGTCGCATTTCAGCCCCTGCAATCCGACACACTGGCGGAAAGCGGCGCATTTAACTCAGCGCGTCGTCACCACCGGAATGCCCTTGAGCGACTTGCCGCTGGTGCGTGCGTGCGCCAACGCCTGTTCGACGGCGTCGCCCGTGGCCGGGGTAATGCCCAGGCGGCCGGCGATGGTCGCCTCCACACGTTTGGCCATCGCCAGATTCGCCAGCTTCACGTGACCGTAGCCGCGAATCTTCGCCGGCACTTCGGCAAGTGCGATCGCATCCGCCAGCGTATCGGCCGAGAGACCCGCCAGCGCACGCTCCATCGTCGCACGGTAATCCACGATCAACTGACGCTCCATGCGGCGCTCCAGCGTGTAACCGAAGACGTCGAGCGCACCGCCACGCAAGCCGCGCAACTTCGCCATGCCACGCAGCACCGGCCACAGCCACGGGCCGATCGTCACCTTCTTCGGCGCGCCACCGTCTTTGCCACGCGCGATGAGCGGCGGCGCCATGTGGAACTCCAGGCGGAAGTCACGCCCCGGCTTGCCCTCGAACGTTTCGCCCAGTGCGTCGGTGAATGCCGTTTGTGCATACAAACGCGCGACTTCGTACTCATCCTTGTACGCCATCAGACGCGACAGCTGCTGAGCGACGGCACGCGCCAAACACCCCGGCGCGCCGGCCACACGCGTTTCCGCATCGGCGACCTGCTGCACGAATGCCTTGAATTGGGACGCATACGCGGCACTCTGGTACTGCGTGAGCAACGCCACGCGATGGGCGACGAGCGCATCGAGCGCCATGTCGTCCCCCACCGGTGCATGCATCGGCGCGCGGGTAGCATCAGCGGCCTTCATCGTCGTCTCGGTGAGCGCGGCGGGATCGCCTGCGGCCAGACGTCCGATGGCCAATGCCAGCTGGTTCATCGGCACCGCCACGTTGTTCAGTTCGATGGCGCGTTGCAGTGCATGCAGCGACACTGGCACGAGGCCCAACTGCCATGCATAACCGAGCATGATGATGTTCGACCCCATCGTGTCGCCGAGGAAGCGTTGGGCCAGCGCCTGCGCATCGCACGCGTCGAGCTTGGCGTTCCCCGCTGCGTGACGCATCTTCTCGAGCAACGCGTCGGCATGCAGATTCGCGTCAGGGTTCTGCACGAACGTCGCGTTCGGAATGGCATGGGTGTTGACGACCACACGCGTGCGGTCGCGACGCACCGTTTGCAAGGCGTCGGCGCTCGCACCCACGACCATGTCGCAAGCGAGCAGCACGTCGGCCTGCTGCGTGTCGATGCGCACCTGATTGAGCGCCTGCGGCGTGTTGGCAAAGCGCACGAACGACAGCACC harbors:
- a CDS encoding SagB family peptide dehydrogenase; the encoded protein is MSMTPTLFIKILDGRLVLWDYQNHKQFLIRPEHASRLLELVAGFERRDDAIDKEITEADLLSNIDPQEWGWDCLSRIFHVGTQVPRKEHAPEPRPYLEYIRHCASVADRIPENEILRPGPITPLPPPQAIVGRDFDRTLRGRKTCRSFLNRSIPFQDVANTLWATFGAVHGGSRTDLEQFGMRPVGYRRTSPSGGSMQPSEPYLLAFNVGGLAPGIYHYRSLRHELSYIAAAPDMNMLCDILCGQTAANDLAYGVFVTSRFDKLWWKYPHSRAYRVALMDVGCLVQTFQLVSTALGIQTWPTGYFIDADANALLAVDGIKESVLFFLGAGYGDGPVARDALAAMRYLSEENNR
- a CDS encoding carbamoyltransferase C-terminal domain-containing protein, coding for MKILSFKPGHDGCATFIDGGVLQFSYEAEKDSSARFAALDPSSIVNAFQQVASAPDVIAISGWQETGGNLTKSVGGGYFGLEVPPSRTITIFDRETILFSSSHERSHILCAYALSPFPQGTPCYALVWEGYLGRFYYVDAALNIRLLCDIMCAPGIRYAFAYGLIDPTFNLPKAAIRLSDAGKLMALAAFCDHVVPTPEEECLVEKLLSRPKEIPYLSKEDFRDFSQYNCGVTSNIGKRLARLISDAIYTRFESAMHHHIQRRAPLLIAGGCGLNCDWNSSFAETGMFSDVFVPPCANDSGSAIGTAADAQFHLSGSAKIEWSVYSGQPFILDELKHEDFVSFPASPSLVAKHLFDGAILGWADGNAEIGPRALGHRSILASPLEKSTLEKINLLKRREGFRPIAPICREEEVAEHFFPATPSPFMLHFRRVINPRLPAITHVDGSARVQTLSNTQNPNLHEVLGEFRRLSGLGVLCNTSLNFNGNGFINRSSDLARFASQIGLDGFVITNRLYMRKQNITPPQRDLL
- a CDS encoding MFS transporter gives rise to the protein MTSALRERSYLRLLASRAIGAAVLWIDFTLIFESLAFQWTVDSVVIGLAMMLYGVPGVLAGPWVGAVVDRHCPWSMLRWSYVLRAAAALALWLAPTLPIFLVCIALKGLANLLPGPAEQLLFRRLLNNEALVANTSRVALIDQGAKLLAPLFAAMCVACHVPGFAISASLSMTGVILLSRRPSENHESASGASGSNGSNGSRPVWAVFCAVLRNHPGLRRVFVVTLCQAFVLGFYDALLALFLKTRGYSDGTFGNIVGCTAAGAILGSVVFKTAVQHLSPRTLLATSSILFGATVLTPAIMVYANVVIPPSTMLSLWVVNGFAYGVGSMLVMLTFQQHCPREVLGTVTSTARSTQILLMIVAPLLGGALSNITSTEFVFFCAGATAVGLGIFAAAVPVSRDKPHR